The following coding sequences lie in one Arachis ipaensis cultivar K30076 chromosome B05, Araip1.1, whole genome shotgun sequence genomic window:
- the LOC107641275 gene encoding uncharacterized protein LOC107641275, which translates to MSVLINGSPSKPFNIERGLRQGDPLSSFLFVLVVDVLHRMIGEAVRNGRIAPLMVGRDSVALSHLQFADDTILFCPPEEDTIRNYKRLLRVFELMSGLSINFEKSSLIPINCEEQWVDCMCNLLGCKGDSLPVKYLGISLGANPRLVKTWKPIIDKVEEKLSLWKAKVLNKAGKLVLIKSVLNSLPVYYLSLFKMPKAVAEKLISLQRTFLWSSEEGRTGMALVRWEVVQAPKKLGGLGVGDAMVRNTALLFKWWWRFAKEECPLWKKIVVSCHNLNPNEPLSTQDPPTRGGPWKDICQLHIRNQPLRDKMIAGLSMEVGDGCRTRFWEDAWVLGGPLKYRFPRLFSVSNQCGSVIGNCDAGGTDPSGGRVNTKDRLSRFGIINQEDVTCVLCNNEVEDIHHLFLGCVFAWQVSTSSFFVVDTIDHIAMNTTIVEKLVNTIRFLAIDVVEKKFRVGRRAGSYTTMKGCGRARRSEGGIGKEGGCQK; encoded by the exons ATGTCGGTGCTGATAAATGGATCGCCATCTAAGCCTTTCAATATAGAAAGAGGGTTGAGACAAGGGGACCCACTATCTTCGTTCTTGTTTGTACTTGTGGTAGATGTGCTGCATCGAATGATTGGAGAGGCAGTCAGGAATGGTCGTATAGCACCATTGATGGTTGGTAGAGATAGTGTAGCATTGTCACATCTTCAGTTTGCTGATGACACTATTCTCTTTTGCCCACCAGAAGAGGATACTATAAGGAATTACAAGAGGCTTCTGAGAGTCTTCGAGTTGATGTCAGGTCTGAGTATCAATTTTGAGAAGTCTAGTCTGATTCCAATTAATTGTGAGGAGCAATGGGTCGATTGTATGTGTAACTTGCTGGGGTGTAAGGGGGATTCCCTCCCAGTCAAATACCTTGGAATATCCCTAGGAGCTAATCCGAGGTTGGTGAAGACATGGAAGCCCATCATAGATAAGGTGGAGGAGAAACTTAGCCTGTGGAAGGCCAAGGTGCTAAACAAAGCTGGGAAGCTGGTACTTATCAAATCTGTGTTGAACAGTTTGCCAGTATACTATCTGAGTTTGTTCAAGATGCCGAAAGCTGTTGCTGAGAAATTGATTTCGTTGCAGAGAACATTCCTGTGGAGCTCAGAAGAGGGTAGGACTGGTATGGCATTAGTAAGGTGGGAAGTGGTACAGGCACCGAAGAAGTTAGGTGGGCTGGGAGTTGGGGATGCTATGGTTCGCAACACAGCGctgttgtttaagtggtggtggcgatttGCGAAGGAGGAGTGCCCATTGTGGAAAAAAATCGTAGTTTCTTGTCATAATCTAAACCCCAATGAGCCTCTGTCGACTCAAGACCCGCCTACTAGAGGAGGACCATGGAAGGATATTTGCCAGCTTCACATCAGGAACCAACCTCTAAGGGATAAGATGATTGCAGGCCTGTCCATGGAGGTTGGGGATGGGTGTAGGACACGATTTTGGGAGGATGCATGGGTGCTTGGTGGACCCCTAAAGTACCGGTTCCCGAGgcttttctctgtttcaaatcAGTGTGGATCCGTTATAGGAaact gtgatgCAGGAGGAACTGATCCCAGCGGAG GAAGAGTGAATACAAAGGACAGGTTGAGCCGGTTTGGAATCATCAATCAGGAAGATGTTACTTGTGTTCTTTGTAACAATGAGGTGGAGGATATACATCACTTGTTTTTAGGGTGTGTATTTGCATGGCAG GtctccacttcttccttcttcgtTGTTGACACCATCGACCACATCGCCATGAACACCACTATTGTCGAGAAGTTAGTCAATACGATCCGGTTCCTCGCAATCGATGTCGTTGAGAAAAAGTTCCGTGTGGGACGAAGAGCTGGCAGCTATACAACCATGAAGGGTTGTGGCAGAGCTAGGAGGAGTGAGGGTGGAATCGGAAAGGAGGGAGGGTGCCAAAAATAA